A genomic segment from Ruegeria sp. TM1040 encodes:
- the mnmD gene encoding tRNA (5-methylaminomethyl-2-thiouridine)(34)-methyltransferase MnmD yields the protein MADQQARLSWREGDLPVSDQFDDPYFSLQNGLLETEHVFLAGNDLPARFGPGFHIAELGFGTGLNMLAAWRAWEESGQDTPLHFTSFEAFPMTPSDMARALEAFPAVSPWADRFLAKWSGGGRCDLGSLQLNVILGDAREALPVWSGAANAWFLDGFAPAKNPELWQEDLMQAVADHTAAGGTAATYTAAGFVRRGLETAGFTVERSPGFGRKRHMTRAVLTPAAED from the coding sequence ATGGCAGACCAGCAGGCACGGCTGAGCTGGCGAGAAGGCGATCTGCCTGTCTCCGATCAGTTCGACGATCCTTATTTCTCGCTGCAAAACGGACTTCTGGAGACAGAGCACGTCTTTCTGGCGGGCAATGACCTGCCCGCACGCTTTGGGCCGGGGTTTCATATCGCGGAACTTGGCTTTGGCACCGGGCTCAATATGCTGGCCGCCTGGCGCGCCTGGGAAGAAAGCGGACAAGACACGCCGCTGCACTTCACCAGCTTTGAGGCCTTCCCGATGACGCCAAGCGATATGGCGCGCGCGCTCGAGGCTTTTCCTGCCGTATCCCCCTGGGCAGACCGGTTTTTGGCAAAATGGTCCGGCGGCGGGCGTTGCGATCTGGGCAGTTTGCAGCTCAACGTGATCCTCGGAGATGCGCGCGAGGCGCTGCCTGTATGGTCAGGTGCGGCGAATGCCTGGTTTCTGGACGGGTTTGCGCCCGCCAAGAACCCGGAGCTCTGGCAAGAGGATCTTATGCAAGCTGTCGCCGACCACACCGCGGCGGGTGGGACCGCTGCAACCTATACTGCCGCAGGGTTCGTCCGTCGCGGCTTGGAGACGGCCGGTTTCACGGTTGAGCGCAGCCCCGGTTTTGGCCGCAAGCGGCATATGACACGCGCGGTACTGACCCCCGCAGCAGAGGACTGA
- a CDS encoding DMT family transporter encodes MAKNDTRMGILLMIGATIIFALQDGISRHLASEYNVFMVITIRYWFFAAFVITLALRQTGSIRAAAQTSQRWVQIFRAFVLVAEICVMVLAFTVLGLVESHAVFVCYPLLIAALSGPILGEQVGWRRWAAIGVGFIGVLIILQPGSGVFQIAALIPLLAALMFALYGLLTRYVARRDTTATSFFYTGVYGMLFVTPLGVWWWEPMTAADWGWMATLCVTGALGHWLLIKCYEMAEASAVQPFAYMQLPWAAMIGLLVFGEDMRTNVIIGAAIVVAAGLFTFWRESLKRAAR; translated from the coding sequence ATGGCTAAGAACGATACCAGAATGGGCATTCTACTGATGATCGGCGCGACGATCATTTTTGCCCTGCAAGACGGGATCTCGCGCCACCTGGCCAGCGAGTACAACGTCTTTATGGTCATCACCATCCGCTACTGGTTCTTTGCGGCCTTTGTGATCACGCTGGCGCTGCGCCAGACCGGGAGCATCCGCGCGGCAGCGCAGACCAGCCAGAGGTGGGTGCAGATCTTTCGTGCCTTCGTACTGGTCGCGGAGATATGCGTGATGGTGCTGGCCTTTACGGTGCTCGGTCTTGTGGAGAGCCATGCGGTGTTCGTCTGTTACCCGCTTCTGATTGCCGCGCTGTCTGGTCCCATCCTGGGCGAGCAGGTGGGCTGGCGGCGCTGGGCAGCGATCGGTGTGGGCTTCATCGGGGTTCTGATTATCCTGCAACCGGGCTCTGGCGTGTTCCAGATTGCCGCGCTTATTCCGCTTTTGGCGGCCTTGATGTTTGCCCTTTATGGCTTGCTCACCCGCTATGTGGCGCGCCGGGACACCACTGCGACAAGCTTCTTTTACACGGGCGTCTACGGCATGCTTTTTGTAACGCCCCTGGGGGTGTGGTGGTGGGAGCCGATGACGGCTGCGGACTGGGGCTGGATGGCGACACTCTGTGTGACCGGAGCGCTCGGGCACTGGCTCTTGATCAAATGTTACGAGATGGCCGAAGCCAGCGCTGTGCAGCCCTTTGCGTACATGCAGCTCCCTTGGGCTGCGATGATCGGGCTGTTGGTCTTTGGCGAGGATATGCGCACCAATGTGATCATCGGTGCTGCCATCGTCGTCGCCGCAGGTCTATTCACCTTTTGGCGCGAAAGCCTGAAGCGTGCGGCCCGATAG
- a CDS encoding lytic transglycosylase domain-containing protein: protein MTRRLACSLLICATLFGAPALARGLDTALPLMRDGQWQEALIDAGSEGSIQRDIIEWHRLRAGEGTARDVLSFIDRRPDWPGMDYLRRQSEETLAKAGHSAILAFYRDMPSAQTAEGALSLGEALIEAGRTGEGQAEIVRAWRSMAMPQEVHDAYLARHKTLLAAHHEARLSRLLWDGHKVSSRRMLELVSDGARKLAEARIALQEQANGVDAAIAAVPDALKDDAGLAYDRFAWRDAKRRQDDAIAMMFERSTSAEALGEPAKWLRRRADFARQLMRDNDNTRAYKLAAYHFATPDAGYGYADNEWIAGYVALRKLDDAELAVYHFTRFLAAVESPISVGRAGYWLGRAYAQLGEIDKAHAAYRLGAKYQSSYYGLFSAQALGRSFDPRLTRPEAPNWRNAPFLQSSVYAAGIALLEAGEVSLAERFLTHLVESLPPDQALQLGQMAVDMKLPHLAVMISKRAAQDGLELAGAYYPLHPVTDLDLPMAPEMVLAIARRESEFDPVVVSHAGARGLMQVMPGTAELVAKGLGILEEHAVARLTSDWQYNAKLGATYLAALAKEFDGNVVLMAAGYNAGPHRPIAWMERYGDPRDPKVDVIDWIEHIPFNETRNYVMRVTESLPVYRARLGEAPLPVPFSRELSGRTLQAFAPKGE, encoded by the coding sequence ATGACACGCAGACTCGCCTGCTCATTGCTGATTTGCGCGACCCTTTTTGGCGCGCCCGCCCTAGCGCGCGGGCTGGACACCGCCCTGCCCCTGATGCGCGACGGACAATGGCAGGAGGCGCTGATCGATGCAGGAAGCGAAGGCTCGATCCAGCGTGACATCATCGAGTGGCATCGCCTGCGCGCGGGTGAAGGCACGGCACGCGATGTATTGTCCTTCATCGACCGCCGTCCCGACTGGCCCGGCATGGACTATCTGCGCCGCCAGAGCGAAGAGACTCTTGCCAAGGCCGGACACTCCGCCATCCTCGCGTTTTATCGCGATATGCCCTCGGCCCAGACCGCCGAAGGCGCGCTCAGCCTCGGGGAAGCGCTGATCGAGGCCGGGCGCACAGGCGAAGGCCAGGCAGAAATCGTGCGCGCTTGGCGTAGCATGGCGATGCCGCAGGAGGTCCACGACGCCTATCTAGCGCGACACAAAACCCTTTTGGCCGCACACCACGAAGCACGCCTCAGCCGTTTGCTTTGGGACGGGCACAAAGTGTCCTCGCGTCGGATGCTGGAGCTTGTGAGCGATGGTGCGCGCAAACTGGCGGAAGCGCGCATTGCCTTGCAGGAGCAGGCCAACGGCGTAGACGCGGCAATTGCTGCAGTGCCGGATGCGCTCAAGGACGATGCAGGGCTGGCCTATGACCGTTTCGCCTGGCGCGACGCAAAGCGACGCCAGGATGATGCGATTGCCATGATGTTTGAACGCTCCACCTCTGCCGAGGCGCTGGGGGAGCCGGCAAAATGGCTGCGCAGACGTGCGGATTTCGCGCGTCAGCTGATGCGCGACAATGACAATACCCGCGCCTATAAGCTCGCGGCCTATCACTTTGCCACGCCCGATGCTGGCTATGGCTACGCCGACAACGAATGGATTGCGGGCTATGTCGCGTTGCGCAAGCTCGACGATGCGGAACTTGCCGTCTATCATTTCACGCGTTTCCTTGCCGCGGTTGAAAGCCCGATCTCCGTGGGCCGTGCCGGATATTGGCTCGGGCGGGCCTATGCGCAGCTCGGTGAGATCGACAAGGCTCACGCGGCCTATCGGCTGGGGGCGAAATATCAAAGCTCCTATTACGGGCTGTTCTCTGCCCAGGCGCTTGGGCGCAGCTTCGATCCGCGCCTGACCCGTCCAGAGGCCCCGAACTGGCGCAACGCCCCATTTTTGCAGTCCTCAGTCTATGCCGCAGGCATTGCCTTGCTGGAGGCCGGTGAGGTGTCGCTTGCAGAGCGGTTCCTCACTCATCTCGTGGAAAGCCTCCCCCCGGATCAGGCGTTGCAACTGGGGCAGATGGCTGTCGACATGAAACTGCCGCATCTGGCCGTGATGATCTCCAAGCGAGCTGCTCAGGACGGATTGGAGCTTGCGGGTGCCTATTACCCGCTGCATCCGGTTACCGACCTCGACCTCCCCATGGCGCCCGAGATGGTTCTGGCGATTGCCCGCCGCGAGAGCGAATTTGACCCTGTGGTCGTAAGCCATGCGGGCGCGCGCGGGTTGATGCAAGTGATGCCCGGCACCGCAGAACTGGTCGCCAAGGGCCTCGGCATTCTGGAGGAGCACGCGGTCGCGCGCCTCACCTCGGACTGGCAATATAACGCAAAGCTGGGCGCCACCTACCTTGCGGCGCTGGCCAAGGAATTCGACGGCAACGTGGTCCTGATGGCGGCGGGCTACAACGCGGGGCCGCACCGTCCGATCGCCTGGATGGAACGCTATGGTGATCCCCGTGATCCAAAGGTCGATGTGATCGACTGGATCGAGCACATCCCCTTTAATGAAACCCGCAATTACGTCATGCGCGTGACCGAGAGCCTGCCGGTTTATCGAGCGCGGCTTGGAGAAGCGCCTCTGCCCGTGCCCTTCTCACGCGAACTATCGGGCCGCACGCTTCAGGCTTTCGCGCCAAAAGGTGAATAG
- the dapA gene encoding 4-hydroxy-tetrahydrodipicolinate synthase, translated as MFKGSMPALVTPFRNGELDLDTLKHLVEWHIAEGSTGLVPVGTTGESPTLTHEEHELVIKVVVETAAGRVPVIAGAGSNNTVEAIRFVEYAHRVGADAALVVTPYYNKPTQRGMIAHFSALHDCADIPIIIYNIPPRSVVDMSPATMGELAKLPRIIGVKDATGKLERVSQQRASCGADFIQLSGEDATALGFNAHGGVGCISVTANVAPKLCAEFQAATLAGDYKKALDYQDRLMPLHEAIFIEPGLVGAKYGMSKLGLCTEEVRSPLTGLEDSTKAKIDAAMAHAGLL; from the coding sequence ATGTTCAAAGGCTCTATGCCAGCCCTCGTCACCCCGTTTCGCAATGGTGAGTTGGATCTGGACACGCTCAAACACTTGGTGGAATGGCATATTGCGGAAGGGTCTACCGGTCTGGTGCCGGTTGGAACCACCGGTGAAAGCCCGACCCTGACCCACGAAGAGCACGAACTGGTCATCAAAGTGGTGGTCGAAACCGCCGCAGGCCGCGTGCCCGTGATTGCGGGCGCCGGGTCCAACAACACAGTCGAGGCGATTCGCTTTGTGGAGTATGCGCACCGCGTGGGGGCAGATGCCGCCCTCGTTGTGACGCCTTATTACAACAAGCCCACGCAGCGGGGTATGATCGCCCATTTCAGCGCGCTGCACGACTGCGCCGACATCCCGATCATCATCTACAACATCCCGCCGCGTTCGGTTGTCGACATGTCCCCTGCCACGATGGGTGAGCTGGCCAAGCTGCCGCGCATCATCGGCGTGAAGGACGCAACCGGCAAGCTCGAGCGTGTCAGCCAGCAACGGGCGTCCTGTGGCGCTGACTTCATCCAGCTCTCGGGCGAAGATGCAACCGCGCTTGGCTTTAACGCGCACGGTGGCGTCGGCTGCATCTCGGTGACAGCCAACGTTGCTCCCAAGCTCTGCGCCGAGTTCCAGGCGGCGACGCTTGCGGGTGACTACAAAAAGGCTCTGGACTACCAGGACCGCCTGATGCCGCTGCATGAGGCGATCTTTATCGAGCCGGGTCTTGTGGGTGCAAAATACGGCATGTCCAAACTGGGTCTCTGCACCGAAGAGGTGCGCTCTCCGCTCACGGGACTCGAAGACAGCACCAAGGCCAAGATCGACGCAGCCATGGCCCACGCAGGCCTGCTCTGA
- a CDS encoding sigma-70 family RNA polymerase sigma factor, translating into MNHGTENTGTDAFLSVRPRLFAVAYRMLGSVADAEDILQDAYLRWQSAPRGEVRDPTGYLVRVVTRLCLDQLKSARVKRETYTGAWLPEPLLTEDPAELIDHDVSVALLLALERLTPLERAAFLLHDVFGNSHDEVASALDRSPSACRQLVSRARRHVQSERPRSQVAPEESRALTEAFFRASKTGDMAALTQLLAQDVELVSDGGGKAMAALNPIYGRDKVMRLAEGLARKYGAHLPPRWRFAMLNGLPAILSQEPEGLVQATALEIRDGRIAKVYVIRNPEKTAHLAAVL; encoded by the coding sequence CTTTTCGCGGTCGCCTATCGCATGTTGGGCAGTGTCGCCGATGCAGAAGACATCCTGCAGGACGCGTATTTGCGCTGGCAATCGGCACCACGAGGCGAGGTGCGCGACCCAACCGGCTATCTCGTGCGGGTGGTCACACGGCTCTGTCTCGACCAGTTGAAATCGGCGCGTGTCAAACGCGAGACTTACACGGGGGCCTGGCTGCCCGAACCGCTGCTGACCGAAGATCCCGCAGAGCTGATCGATCATGATGTCTCGGTGGCGCTTTTGCTGGCGCTTGAACGTCTGACCCCGCTCGAACGGGCCGCGTTCTTGCTGCATGACGTCTTTGGCAACAGCCATGACGAGGTAGCGAGTGCCCTCGACCGCAGCCCATCTGCGTGCCGCCAACTGGTATCGCGCGCAAGACGTCATGTGCAATCCGAACGCCCGCGCAGCCAGGTTGCCCCCGAAGAGAGCCGGGCCCTGACCGAGGCCTTCTTTCGTGCCTCAAAGACCGGCGACATGGCGGCGTTGACGCAGCTTCTGGCGCAGGATGTGGAATTGGTCAGTGACGGGGGCGGCAAGGCCATGGCGGCGCTCAACCCGATTTACGGACGCGACAAGGTGATGCGCCTTGCCGAAGGGCTTGCACGCAAATACGGCGCACATCTGCCGCCGCGCTGGCGGTTTGCGATGCTGAACGGCCTGCCCGCGATCCTCAGCCAAGAGCCAGAAGGGCTGGTTCAAGCGACCGCACTGGAAATCCGCGACGGGCGGATCGCCAAGGTCTATGTGATCCGCAACCCAGAAAAGACCGCGCATCTGGCCGCCGTGCTGTAA